Proteins encoded within one genomic window of Cyanobium sp. Tous-M-B4:
- the rlmN gene encoding 23S rRNA (adenine(2503)-C(2))-methyltransferase RlmN has protein sequence MGLAALEQWAVSHGQAAFRGRQLHDWLYAKGARSLDQVTVLPKFFRDQLTTQPPIDAGDWIGRSRELHRSVARDGTTKLLLGTHDGLSIETVGIPAEGRLTVCVSSQVGCPMACRFCATGKGGLQRSLAVHEIVDQVLSVREVMDQRPSHVVFMGMGEPLLNSEAVLAAIDCLCTDLGMAQRQITVSTVGVPKSLPTLAEQALERLGRAQFTLAVSLHAPDQRLREELIPTAHAYPLEALLADCRHYVELTGRRVSFEYILLGGLNDQPRHAEALARLLRGFQSHVNLIPYNPIAEEEFQRPAPGAVEAFRQALIDRHVAVSVRASRGLDADAACGQLRRRLEGSLEPA, from the coding sequence ATGGGTTTGGCGGCCTTGGAGCAGTGGGCCGTTAGCCATGGTCAAGCCGCCTTCCGCGGCCGCCAGCTGCACGATTGGCTTTACGCCAAGGGAGCTCGCAGCCTCGACCAGGTGACTGTGCTTCCCAAGTTTTTCCGGGATCAGCTAACCACCCAGCCCCCCATTGATGCCGGCGACTGGATTGGTCGCTCGCGGGAGTTGCACCGCAGCGTCGCCCGCGATGGCACCACAAAATTATTGCTGGGTACCCACGACGGCCTCAGTATCGAGACCGTGGGCATCCCCGCCGAAGGCAGGCTCACGGTGTGTGTGAGCAGCCAGGTGGGCTGCCCGATGGCCTGTCGCTTTTGCGCCACCGGTAAAGGGGGGCTGCAGCGCTCCCTGGCGGTGCACGAGATCGTCGATCAGGTGCTGAGCGTGCGTGAGGTGATGGACCAGCGCCCCAGCCACGTGGTGTTTATGGGTATGGGTGAGCCCCTGCTCAACAGCGAGGCGGTGCTGGCAGCGATCGATTGCCTCTGCACTGATCTGGGTATGGCCCAGCGCCAGATCACGGTGAGCACTGTGGGGGTGCCCAAAAGCCTGCCAACCTTGGCGGAGCAGGCCCTAGAGCGGCTGGGCCGGGCCCAGTTCACCTTGGCGGTCAGCCTGCATGCCCCGGACCAGCGCCTGCGGGAGGAGCTGATCCCCACGGCCCATGCCTATCCCCTAGAAGCGTTGCTGGCCGATTGCCGCCACTACGTTGAGCTCACCGGCCGGCGGGTCAGCTTTGAATACATCCTGCTGGGCGGCCTAAACGACCAGCCCCGCCATGCCGAGGCCCTTGCGCGGCTCCTGCGCGGCTTCCAGAGCCATGTGAATCTGATCCCCTACAACCCGATCGCCGAGGAGGAATTCCAGCGTCCAGCGCCTGGCGCGGTGGAGGCGTTTCGACAGGCCCTGATCGATCGCCACGTGGCTGTGAGTGTGCGGGCCAGCCGCGGCCTCGATGCCGATGCCGCCTGCGGCCAACTGCGTCGCCGGCTCGAGGGCAGCCTGGAGCCGGCTTAA
- a CDS encoding chlorophyll a/b-binding protein: protein MSNSARTSLNTPVPQRRLPRFGFHAHTELLNGRMAMLGFIALLVAEWKLGHGLLTWP from the coding sequence ATGAGTAATTCCGCCCGCACCAGCCTGAACACGCCGGTGCCCCAGCGCCGGTTGCCCCGCTTTGGCTTCCACGCCCACACCGAGCTGCTCAATGGCCGCATGGCCATGCTGGGTTTTATTGCCCTGCTGGTGGCGGAATGGAAGCTGGGCCACGGCTTGCTGACCTGGCCTTGA
- a CDS encoding DNA-directed RNA polymerase subunit beta' — MTATPAKKTTKKSAKKAAEAAALEIAAAAALKASKALSKQAPPFRNRIIDKKALRNLVAWAYKHHGTAATASMADELKDLGFHYATQAAVSISVDDLRIPGDKAALLAEAEEQITETEERYRLGEITEVERHTKVIDTWTETNERLVAAVRRNFNENDPLNSVWMMANSGARGNMSQVRQLVGMRGLMANPQGEIIDLPIRTNFREGLTVTEYVISSYGARKGLVDTALRTADSGYLTRRLVDVAQDVIVREDDCGTTRSIPIDADEKGRFGSRLIGRLAAEPVVAEDGEIIVDRDGEIDPILARRIEAGGVKTVKVRSPLTCEASRSVCRKCYGWALAHNQLVDLGEAVGIVAAQSIGEPGTQLTMRTFHTGGVSTAETGVVRSLVDGTVEFGPKARVRPFRTPHGVEAQLAETDFTLSVKPTGKGKLQKLDIINGSILFVADGDTVPGDTILAQIAAGVTVKKSVEKATKDVICDLAGQVRYEDAIQPKEVTDRQGNITLKAQRLGRMWVFSGDVYNLPPNALPVVGGNKAVTTGEVLAESRLVSEYGGAVRLRDSAGDSREVQIVTASLTLKDCKLVGESTHSGEIWHLEGKDNIRYRLNTAPGSKIANGEVIAELADDRFRTQTGGTVKFAPGLSIKKARSAKNGYEVSKGGTLLWIPQETHEINKDISLLMIEDGQWIEAGTEVVKDIFSQTAGIVTVTQKNDILREIIVRSGTLHLVSDSKTISKFADGKMVTPGEEIAKGLKAEAILFVEAVETPDGGALLLRPVEEYAIPDAAHLPELGAVKQSGGPSLNLKATQRLAFKDGELIKSVDGVELLRTQLILETIDTTPQMTVDVEAVSDKRAKTIERLQLTILETLLVRRDTLSDASHGSTHTDLQVEDGIAVKRGDVVATTQILCKEDGVVQLPDLVDGEPIRRLIVERDGDTRNIELGSAKCEVGVEQRIVDGDRLAEGVEAPCCGQVEAINGSTLTIRLGRPYMVSPDSVLHVRDGELVQRGDALALLVFERQKTGDIVQGLPRIEELLEARRPRESTILCRKSGTVQIKQGDDDDSITVSVIEHDDAITEYPILLGRNVMVSDGQQVHAGESLTDGPINPHELLECFFEDLRSRKPTMEAAQEAISKLQFRMVTEVQNVYKSQGVAISDKHIEVIVRQMTSKVRIEDAGDTTLLPGELIELRQVEQVNSAMAITGGAPAEFTPVLLGITKASLNTDSFISAASFQETTRVLTEAAIEGKSDWLRGLKENVIIGRLIPAGTGFSGFEEELRAEAGPHPDILEEEAMGYRRMQNLRPDYTVEMPAPAASMAVLDDPSDADLEATRSRHGIEASVSGTAAFTRPSVEEGLEEELIADPAALEGLQEEGLLTDE, encoded by the coding sequence ATGACAGCCACACCCGCTAAGAAAACCACCAAGAAGAGCGCCAAGAAGGCCGCCGAGGCAGCCGCTCTGGAAATTGCTGCTGCTGCAGCACTGAAGGCGAGCAAGGCGCTTAGCAAGCAGGCGCCACCCTTCCGCAACCGCATCATCGACAAGAAGGCCCTGCGCAATCTGGTCGCTTGGGCCTACAAGCACCACGGCACGGCTGCTACGGCCTCCATGGCTGATGAGCTAAAGGATCTCGGCTTCCACTACGCCACCCAGGCCGCCGTTTCGATCTCCGTCGATGACCTGCGCATTCCTGGTGACAAAGCTGCGCTGCTGGCTGAAGCCGAGGAGCAGATCACTGAAACCGAAGAGCGCTACCGGCTCGGCGAGATCACCGAGGTTGAGCGTCACACCAAGGTGATCGACACCTGGACCGAAACCAACGAACGTCTCGTGGCTGCGGTGCGCCGCAACTTCAACGAGAACGATCCACTCAATTCGGTTTGGATGATGGCCAACTCCGGCGCCCGGGGCAACATGTCCCAGGTGCGCCAGCTGGTGGGCATGCGCGGCTTGATGGCCAACCCCCAAGGGGAAATCATCGACTTGCCGATTCGCACCAACTTCCGCGAGGGTCTGACGGTCACCGAATACGTGATCTCCTCCTACGGCGCCCGCAAGGGTCTGGTGGACACCGCCCTGCGTACAGCCGACTCCGGCTACCTCACCCGTCGCTTGGTAGACGTAGCCCAGGACGTGATCGTGCGGGAAGACGACTGCGGTACAACCCGCAGCATTCCAATCGATGCCGATGAGAAAGGCAGGTTTGGTTCCAGGTTGATCGGCCGCCTTGCAGCCGAGCCCGTGGTTGCAGAGGACGGCGAAATCATTGTTGATCGCGACGGTGAGATCGACCCGATCCTGGCGCGCCGGATCGAGGCAGGAGGTGTGAAAACGGTGAAGGTGCGTTCGCCGCTCACCTGCGAGGCCTCCCGCTCGGTGTGTCGTAAGTGCTACGGCTGGGCCCTAGCCCACAACCAGTTGGTTGACCTCGGTGAAGCCGTCGGCATCGTTGCTGCCCAGTCGATCGGTGAACCCGGCACCCAGCTCACGATGCGGACCTTCCACACCGGTGGTGTGTCCACGGCCGAAACCGGCGTGGTCCGCTCCTTGGTGGATGGCACCGTTGAATTCGGGCCCAAGGCTCGGGTGCGCCCCTTCCGCACCCCCCACGGTGTGGAGGCCCAGCTAGCCGAAACAGACTTCACCCTCAGCGTTAAGCCCACGGGTAAGGGCAAGCTGCAGAAGCTCGACATCATCAATGGCTCGATCCTGTTTGTCGCCGATGGCGACACCGTGCCTGGAGACACGATCCTGGCCCAGATCGCCGCTGGCGTGACAGTTAAAAAGAGCGTTGAGAAGGCCACCAAGGACGTGATCTGCGATCTGGCCGGTCAGGTGCGCTACGAGGATGCGATCCAGCCCAAGGAGGTCACCGACCGCCAGGGCAACATCACCCTCAAGGCCCAGCGCCTGGGCCGGATGTGGGTGTTCAGCGGTGACGTTTACAACCTGCCCCCCAATGCCCTGCCCGTGGTGGGTGGCAACAAGGCCGTCACCACCGGCGAAGTGCTGGCCGAAAGCCGCCTGGTGAGCGAGTACGGCGGCGCCGTGCGCCTGCGCGATAGCGCCGGTGACTCCCGCGAGGTACAGATTGTCACCGCCAGCCTCACCCTCAAAGACTGCAAGTTGGTTGGTGAATCCACCCACTCTGGCGAGATCTGGCACCTCGAGGGCAAGGACAACATTCGCTACCGCCTCAATACCGCCCCGGGCAGCAAGATCGCCAACGGTGAGGTGATCGCTGAGCTCGCCGACGATCGCTTCCGCACCCAGACCGGTGGCACCGTCAAGTTTGCCCCTGGTTTGTCGATCAAGAAAGCCCGTAGCGCCAAGAATGGCTACGAGGTGAGCAAGGGCGGCACCCTGCTGTGGATTCCCCAGGAAACCCACGAGATCAACAAGGACATCTCCCTGTTGATGATTGAGGACGGCCAGTGGATTGAGGCCGGCACCGAGGTGGTGAAGGACATCTTCAGCCAGACCGCAGGCATCGTCACGGTGACCCAGAAGAATGACATTCTTCGGGAAATCATTGTGCGCTCAGGCACTCTCCACCTGGTCTCCGACAGCAAAACCATCAGCAAATTTGCTGACGGCAAGATGGTTACTCCTGGCGAGGAGATCGCCAAGGGTCTTAAGGCAGAGGCGATTCTGTTTGTGGAAGCAGTTGAAACCCCCGACGGTGGGGCCCTGCTGCTGCGTCCGGTTGAGGAGTACGCCATTCCAGATGCTGCCCACCTGCCCGAATTGGGCGCGGTTAAGCAGTCTGGCGGACCCTCTTTGAATCTCAAGGCCACCCAGCGCTTGGCCTTTAAGGACGGCGAGCTGATCAAGAGCGTCGATGGTGTGGAGCTGCTGCGCACCCAGCTGATCCTGGAAACCATCGACACCACTCCCCAGATGACGGTGGATGTGGAAGCGGTGTCTGATAAGCGGGCTAAGACGATCGAGCGCCTGCAGCTGACGATTTTGGAAACCCTGCTGGTGCGTCGCGACACCCTCTCCGATGCCAGCCACGGCTCCACCCACACCGATCTCCAGGTGGAAGACGGCATTGCGGTGAAGCGCGGCGATGTGGTGGCCACCACCCAGATCCTCTGCAAGGAGGATGGAGTGGTTCAGCTGCCTGATCTGGTCGATGGCGAGCCGATTCGCCGTTTGATCGTCGAGCGCGACGGCGACACCCGCAACATCGAGCTTGGTTCGGCTAAGTGTGAGGTTGGGGTTGAGCAGCGCATCGTCGATGGCGACCGGCTGGCGGAAGGGGTCGAAGCCCCCTGCTGCGGTCAGGTGGAAGCCATCAACGGCAGCACCCTCACTATTCGCCTCGGTCGCCCCTATATGGTTTCGCCCGACTCCGTGCTGCACGTGCGCGATGGGGAGTTGGTGCAGCGCGGTGACGCCCTGGCCCTGCTGGTGTTCGAACGTCAAAAGACAGGCGACATCGTGCAGGGTCTGCCCCGTATTGAGGAGCTGCTGGAGGCCCGCCGTCCGCGGGAATCCACAATTCTCTGCCGCAAGAGTGGCACCGTGCAGATCAAGCAGGGTGATGACGATGACTCCATAACCGTCTCGGTTATCGAGCACGACGATGCCATCACCGAGTACCCAATCCTGTTGGGTCGCAACGTGATGGTGAGTGATGGCCAGCAAGTGCATGCCGGTGAATCGCTCACCGACGGCCCGATCAATCCCCACGAGTTGCTTGAGTGCTTCTTCGAAGATCTGCGCAGCCGTAAGCCCACCATGGAGGCGGCCCAGGAAGCCATCTCCAAGCTGCAGTTCCGGATGGTCACGGAGGTGCAGAACGTCTACAAGAGCCAGGGAGTTGCGATTAGCGACAAGCACATCGAAGTGATCGTGCGCCAGATGACCAGCAAGGTGCGCATCGAGGATGCTGGGGATACCACCCTGCTGCCCGGTGAGCTAATCGAGTTGCGTCAAGTGGAGCAGGTCAATAGCGCCATGGCAATCACCGGTGGCGCACCCGCCGAGTTCACACCAGTGCTGCTGGGTATCACCAAGGCCTCGCTCAACACCGACAGTTTCATCTCGGCTGCCTCCTTCCAGGAGACCACCCGGGTGCTGACTGAAGCTGCCATCGAGGGCAAGAGCGACTGGCTGCGCGGTCTCAAGGAGAACGTGATCATCGGCCGCTTGATCCCTGCTGGTACTGGCTTCAGCGGCTTCGAAGAGGAGCTGCGGGCTGAGGCGGGCCCCCATCCCGACATCCTCGAGGAGGAGGCCATGGGCTATCGCCGCATGCAGAACCTGCGTCCCGACTACACCGTCGAGATGCCGGCTCCAGCGGCGTCGATGGCCGTGCTGGATGATCCCTCCGATGCGGATCTGGAGGCAACTCGCAGCCGCCATGGCATCGAAGCAAGCGTCAGCGGCACGGCAGCCTTTACCCGACCATCCGTTGAGGAGGGGCTGGAGGAGGAGCTGATCGCTGATCCCGCTGCCCTCGAGGGTCTGCAGGAAGAGGGGCTCCTCACCGATGAGTAA
- a CDS encoding AmpG family muropeptide MFS transporter produces MADKSSGSWRRLTAVTAEGVASGTPLMVGSKLLQGWLTASGVPLALIGLIPLAELPYTLKLFWAPLLDRWPIAWPDRRRGWLLLMQLILVPVIAAMALLQPSTNPASLTAIGIAALVLAVCSATQDIAVDAYRTDLLPEVERGPGAAGATLGYRAAMLAVGAGGFLLADRFGWPAAFLAAAALLAAVVPITIWAPALQPVQHPVTSLRQAVLGPTREFLFRAGPNRAWQLLLLVLLYRWPDGLLNAMAIPFLKLQGFSDAQIGLVQGGWAIAATMAGTVIGGVLFARIGMNRSLWLFAIAGVCGNLTYWALAQFNWGFGGLIAAVSLENLSGGMVGAVFVALLMSLCNPRFSATQYALLSGIYALSRSLLSAPAGVVAGNVGWPMFFLATAAAAIPAFLLMLQLTPWGEQEARGAFDPNRDAT; encoded by the coding sequence ATGGCAGATAAGAGTTCCGGCAGCTGGCGGCGTCTAACAGCTGTGACCGCCGAGGGAGTAGCCAGCGGCACCCCGCTGATGGTTGGCAGCAAGTTGCTGCAGGGCTGGCTCACCGCTAGCGGCGTTCCTCTTGCCCTGATCGGCCTGATCCCACTGGCTGAGCTGCCCTACACCCTCAAACTTTTCTGGGCGCCGCTTTTAGATCGCTGGCCGATCGCCTGGCCCGATCGGCGCCGCGGCTGGCTGCTGCTGATGCAGCTAATTCTGGTGCCCGTGATTGCGGCGATGGCGCTGCTGCAACCCAGCACTAATCCAGCCAGCCTCACCGCCATCGGCATCGCGGCCCTGGTGCTGGCCGTCTGCAGTGCCACCCAGGACATCGCTGTCGATGCATACCGCACCGACCTCCTGCCCGAAGTGGAGCGGGGGCCAGGTGCTGCCGGAGCCACCCTCGGCTACCGGGCAGCCATGCTCGCGGTGGGTGCCGGTGGATTCCTGCTGGCTGATCGCTTTGGCTGGCCGGCCGCCTTCCTTGCCGCCGCAGCTCTGCTGGCGGCCGTAGTGCCGATCACGATCTGGGCCCCGGCCCTGCAACCGGTGCAACACCCGGTCACGAGCCTGCGGCAGGCGGTGCTTGGTCCAACGCGGGAGTTCTTGTTCCGGGCGGGACCAAACCGGGCCTGGCAGTTGCTGCTGCTGGTGCTGCTCTACCGCTGGCCCGATGGCCTGCTGAACGCCATGGCCATCCCCTTCCTGAAATTGCAGGGGTTCAGCGATGCCCAGATCGGCTTGGTGCAGGGGGGCTGGGCGATTGCCGCCACCATGGCCGGCACCGTGATTGGCGGCGTGCTGTTTGCCCGGATCGGCATGAACCGCTCCCTGTGGCTGTTCGCCATCGCCGGCGTCTGCGGCAACCTCACCTACTGGGCCCTAGCCCAATTCAATTGGGGCTTCGGCGGGCTGATCGCCGCCGTGAGCCTGGAGAACCTGAGCGGAGGCATGGTGGGCGCGGTGTTTGTGGCGCTGCTGATGAGCCTCTGCAACCCACGCTTTTCGGCCACCCAGTACGCCCTGCTTTCTGGCATCTATGCCCTCAGCCGCTCGCTGCTGTCAGCCCCGGCCGGCGTGGTGGCGGGCAACGTGGGCTGGCCCATGTTTTTCCTGGCTACGGCCGCTGCCGCCATACCGGCTTTTCTACTGATGCTGCAGCTCACCCCCTGGGGGGAACAGGAAGCACGCGGCGCCTTCGATCCCAACCGCGACGCCACCTGA